In Streptomyces sp. NBC_01551, one DNA window encodes the following:
- a CDS encoding DUF1990 family protein has product MTRLISAGRDTVNYPDRGATRQRPLPAGYNHLRHRTRIGRGRAAFEAAGVAVTTFHAHRASGMRVRADAGAVRPGSRVVVGIGLGPLRIDAPCEVIWTAYEPRRIGFAYGTLAGHPECGEESFMVDIDPDGTVWFEVTAFSRPGSWYTRLAGPVVPFLQLRYARWLGHRLRTLAAAARPA; this is encoded by the coding sequence ATGACCCGCCTCATCAGCGCCGGCCGTGACACCGTCAACTACCCCGACCGGGGTGCGACGCGGCAGCGGCCGCTGCCCGCCGGGTACAACCACCTGCGCCACCGCACCCGGATCGGGCGGGGCCGGGCCGCCTTCGAGGCCGCCGGGGTCGCGGTGACCACCTTCCACGCGCACCGGGCCTCGGGCATGCGGGTCCGGGCCGACGCCGGAGCCGTCCGTCCGGGCAGCCGGGTCGTGGTCGGGATCGGCCTCGGGCCGCTGCGGATCGACGCCCCGTGCGAGGTGATCTGGACCGCGTACGAACCCCGCCGGATCGGTTTCGCGTACGGGACGCTGGCCGGCCACCCGGAGTGCGGGGAGGAGTCGTTCATGGTGGACATCGACCCGGACGGCACGGTCTGGTTCGAGGTGACCGCCTTCAGCCGCCCGGGGAGCTGGTACACCCGGCTCGCGGGCCCGGTGGTCCCCTTCCTCCAGCTGCGGTACGCGCGCTGGCTCGGCCACCGCCTGCGCACGCTGGCCGCCGCCGCCCGACCGGCCTGA
- a CDS encoding NAD-dependent epimerase/dehydratase family protein, whose translation MRLLMLGGTEFVGRAITEDALGRGWEVTVFHRGHHAPPPGTTALHGDRTTPGGLDALAEGEWDLVVDTWGGAPAAVRDSARLLAGRAGGYAYISSRSVYAYPAPVGMDEGGALVDGSPDADTLAYAEDKRGGEIAAVDAFGERALLVRAGLILGPYENVGRLPWWLNRAARGGPMLAPGPREMPLQYIDVRDLAAWTLDAAEAGLGGPYNVASSIGHATMGTLLDACVAVTGAVAEPRWTDPARIEEAGVQPWTELPIWIPAGEAHDYMAGGDVTKAHAAGLKCRPVEETAADTWAWLRSLGGVAPQRPDRPAPGIDAEREAALLGL comes from the coding sequence ATGAGACTGCTGATGCTGGGTGGAACCGAATTCGTCGGGCGCGCGATCACCGAAGACGCCCTGGGCCGGGGCTGGGAGGTGACCGTCTTCCACCGCGGCCACCACGCGCCCCCGCCCGGCACCACCGCCCTGCACGGGGATCGCACCACCCCCGGCGGCCTGGACGCCCTCGCCGAGGGGGAGTGGGACCTCGTCGTCGACACCTGGGGCGGCGCCCCCGCCGCCGTCCGCGACAGCGCCCGGCTGCTGGCCGGCCGCGCCGGGGGGTACGCGTACATCTCCAGCCGCTCGGTGTACGCCTACCCCGCCCCGGTGGGAATGGACGAGGGCGGGGCGCTCGTCGACGGCTCGCCCGACGCCGACACCCTCGCCTACGCCGAGGACAAGCGCGGCGGCGAGATCGCGGCCGTCGACGCCTTCGGCGAGCGCGCCCTGCTGGTCCGCGCCGGGCTCATCCTCGGCCCGTACGAGAACGTCGGCCGGCTGCCGTGGTGGCTGAACCGCGCCGCCCGCGGCGGCCCGATGCTCGCCCCCGGCCCCCGTGAGATGCCGCTCCAGTACATCGACGTACGCGACCTGGCGGCCTGGACGCTGGACGCCGCCGAGGCCGGGCTGGGCGGCCCGTACAACGTGGCCTCCTCCATCGGGCACGCCACGATGGGCACCCTCCTCGACGCCTGCGTGGCCGTCACCGGCGCCGTCGCCGAGCCGCGCTGGACCGACCCGGCCCGGATCGAGGAGGCCGGCGTACAGCCCTGGACCGAACTGCCGATCTGGATCCCCGCGGGCGAGGCGCACGACTACATGGCCGGCGGCGACGTCACCAAGGCGCACGCGGCGGGCCTGAAGTGCCGCCCGGTCGAGGAGACCGCGGCCGACACCTGGGCCTGGCTGCGCTCCCTCGGCGGCGTCGCCCCGCAGCGCCCCGACCGCCCCGCGCCCGGCATCGACGCCGAGCGGGAGGCCGCGCTACTCGGGCTCTGA
- a CDS encoding lipase maturation factor family protein produces the protein MDWFTAPGYWLGRLVFQRALAGVYLFAFIGAALQFRALIGARGMLPVPHFVRYVPFRSAPSLFQLRYSDGLFAGCAWAGALLAAALAAGAGDAVPLGAAMGMWAVLWLLYLSIVNVGQTWYSFGWESLLLEVGFLAVFLGNARVGPPVLVLWLLRWVTFRVEFGAGLIKMRGDACWRRLTCLYYHHETQPMPGPLSWFFHHLPKRLHRVECAANHVTQLVVPVLLFTPQPVASYAAGIIIATQLWLVLSGNFAWLNWITITVALPAVDFTGLAGPPPEAAFRQAPIWYAVLVCAVTVLVLVLSRHPVLNMVSRRQVMNRSFDSLHLVNTYGAFGTVGRIRDEVVVEGTAERVPHEDGAWQAYEFKGKPGDVRRMPRQFAPYHLRLDWLMWFAALSPGYARDWFGPFVERLLAGDRDTLRLLRHNPFPDAPPVYVRARLYRYRFTTWRELRETGAWWHRTLLREYMPPTRLAEAAWSEPE, from the coding sequence ATGGACTGGTTCACGGCGCCGGGCTACTGGCTGGGCCGGCTGGTCTTCCAGCGGGCCCTCGCCGGGGTCTACCTCTTCGCCTTCATCGGGGCCGCCCTGCAGTTCCGGGCCCTGATCGGGGCGCGCGGCATGCTGCCCGTCCCGCACTTCGTGCGGTACGTGCCGTTCCGCAGCGCCCCGAGCCTGTTCCAACTGCGCTACTCCGACGGGCTCTTCGCGGGCTGCGCCTGGGCCGGTGCGCTGCTGGCGGCGGCCCTCGCGGCGGGGGCCGGGGACGCCGTGCCGCTGGGCGCGGCGATGGGGATGTGGGCGGTGCTGTGGCTGCTCTACCTGTCGATCGTGAACGTGGGGCAGACCTGGTACTCCTTCGGCTGGGAGTCGCTGCTGCTGGAGGTCGGCTTCCTGGCGGTCTTCCTCGGCAACGCCCGGGTCGGGCCGCCGGTGCTGGTGCTGTGGCTGCTGCGCTGGGTGACCTTCCGGGTGGAGTTCGGGGCGGGGCTGATCAAGATGCGGGGCGACGCCTGCTGGCGGCGGCTGACCTGCCTCTACTACCACCACGAGACGCAGCCGATGCCGGGGCCGCTCAGCTGGTTCTTCCACCATCTGCCGAAACGGCTGCACCGGGTGGAGTGCGCGGCCAACCACGTGACGCAGCTGGTGGTCCCGGTGCTGCTGTTCACTCCGCAGCCGGTGGCCTCGTACGCCGCCGGGATCATCATCGCGACGCAGCTGTGGCTGGTGCTGTCGGGCAACTTCGCCTGGCTGAACTGGATCACCATCACGGTGGCCCTGCCCGCGGTGGACTTCACCGGGCTCGCGGGGCCGCCGCCCGAGGCCGCCTTCCGGCAGGCGCCGATCTGGTACGCGGTCCTGGTGTGCGCGGTGACCGTGCTGGTGCTGGTGCTGAGCCGGCATCCGGTGCTGAACATGGTCTCGCGGCGCCAGGTGATGAACCGCTCCTTCGACTCCCTGCACCTCGTCAACACCTACGGGGCCTTCGGCACGGTGGGCCGCATCCGTGACGAGGTGGTGGTCGAGGGCACTGCGGAGCGGGTGCCGCACGAGGACGGTGCCTGGCAGGCGTACGAGTTCAAGGGCAAGCCGGGTGATGTGCGCAGGATGCCGCGCCAGTTCGCCCCCTACCATCTGCGGCTGGACTGGCTGATGTGGTTCGCGGCGCTCTCCCCCGGCTACGCGCGGGACTGGTTCGGGCCGTTCGTGGAGCGGCTGCTGGCGGGCGACCGGGACACGCTGCGGCTGCTGCGCCACAACCCCTTCCCGGACGCCCCGCCGGTGTACGTGCGGGCGAGGCTGTACCGCTACCGGTTCACCACCTGGCGGGAGCTGCGCGAGACGGGCGCGTGGTGGCACCGCACGCTGCTGCGCGAGTACATGCCGCCCACCCGCCTCGCGGAGGCCGCCTGGTCAGAGCCCGAGTAG
- a CDS encoding sigma-70 family RNA polymerase sigma factor, which produces MPLSPTLQRTDPEALAALQREHGRALFGFLLGLTAGDSQRAEDLVQETFVRVWQHPEVLATAHESMRPWLFTVARRLAIDARRARLSRPQEVDPEGLEQAPAPEDAVAGSVTAIDVRRAVGSLGQEHREVLMQVYFRDRSVAEAAAELGIPAGTVKSRTYYALRALKKGLQGYGLGA; this is translated from the coding sequence GTGCCGCTCTCCCCCACCCTCCAGCGCACGGACCCGGAGGCACTGGCCGCGCTCCAGCGCGAACACGGCCGGGCCCTGTTCGGTTTCCTGCTCGGCCTCACCGCCGGGGACTCCCAGCGCGCCGAGGACCTCGTACAGGAGACGTTCGTACGGGTCTGGCAGCACCCGGAGGTACTGGCGACCGCTCACGAATCCATGCGGCCCTGGCTGTTCACGGTGGCGCGGCGGCTCGCGATCGACGCCCGCCGGGCCCGGCTGTCGCGGCCGCAGGAGGTGGACCCGGAAGGCCTGGAGCAGGCCCCCGCGCCGGAGGACGCGGTGGCGGGGTCGGTGACGGCGATCGACGTCCGGCGGGCCGTCGGGAGCCTGGGGCAGGAACACCGGGAGGTGCTGATGCAGGTGTACTTCCGCGACCGTTCGGTGGCCGAGGCGGCCGCCGAGCTCGGGATTCCGGCCGGAACCGTCAAGTCCCGCACGTACTACGCCCTGCGCGCCCTGAAGAAGGGCCTCCAGGGGTACGGCCTCGGGGCCTGA
- a CDS encoding CapA family protein, whose translation MTKRTRQALGLLSAVLLSALAGCSAAGGPGKSAPARLGESPAPGPSSAAGSTAAPAGPAKGFTLVASGDVLPHLSVIRQAAADADGDGYDFRPMFSGVKPVVSAADLALCHMETIYGEEDGPFSGYPAFVSPPQIAAGLKDAGYDGCSTASNHTLDDGAEGLKRTLDTFDKVGLKHAGSARTAAEAATPTLYTAGSAKVAHLAYTFDTNGYPMPEGQPWAVNLMRQEKIVADARAARKAGADVVLVSVHWGTEWQTEADETQLSLGKALTASQSGGRPDIDLILGTHAHVPQAYEKVNGTWIIYGMGDQVAGQMFNHSGAEDPRGGYGSIGRFTFAPPAAEGARWQVTKAEYVPQWMDRGAGRVVNLSDGLARHPDREDYETASEAITEAVLSRGAAKDGLTLGE comes from the coding sequence ATGACCAAGCGCACCCGGCAGGCCCTCGGGCTGCTGTCGGCCGTTCTGCTGTCCGCGCTCGCCGGCTGCTCCGCCGCGGGGGGACCGGGGAAGTCCGCGCCCGCACGCCTGGGGGAGTCGCCCGCCCCGGGGCCGTCCAGCGCCGCCGGGTCCACCGCGGCCCCCGCCGGACCCGCGAAGGGGTTCACCCTGGTCGCGAGCGGCGACGTACTGCCCCACCTCTCCGTCATCCGCCAGGCCGCGGCCGACGCGGACGGCGACGGATACGACTTCAGGCCGATGTTCTCCGGGGTCAAGCCGGTGGTCTCCGCCGCCGACCTGGCCCTGTGCCACATGGAGACCATCTACGGGGAGGAAGACGGGCCGTTCAGCGGCTACCCCGCGTTCGTCTCCCCGCCGCAGATCGCCGCCGGGCTCAAGGACGCCGGATACGACGGCTGCTCCACGGCCTCCAACCACACGCTGGACGACGGCGCCGAGGGGCTCAAGCGGACGCTCGACACCTTCGACAAGGTCGGCCTGAAGCACGCGGGTTCGGCCCGCACGGCAGCCGAGGCGGCCACGCCCACCCTGTACACGGCGGGCTCCGCGAAGGTCGCGCACCTCGCGTACACCTTCGACACGAACGGCTACCCGATGCCGGAGGGTCAGCCGTGGGCGGTCAACCTGATGCGGCAGGAGAAGATCGTCGCGGACGCGCGGGCCGCCCGGAAGGCGGGCGCGGACGTGGTCCTGGTCAGCGTGCACTGGGGCACCGAGTGGCAGACCGAGGCGGACGAGACGCAGCTCTCGCTCGGCAAGGCGCTGACCGCCTCGCAGAGCGGCGGCCGCCCCGACATCGACCTGATCCTCGGGACGCACGCGCACGTCCCACAGGCCTACGAGAAGGTCAACGGGACCTGGATCATCTACGGCATGGGCGACCAGGTCGCCGGCCAGATGTTCAACCACTCCGGCGCCGAGGACCCGCGCGGCGGCTACGGCTCCATCGGCCGCTTCACCTTCGCTCCGCCGGCCGCCGAGGGTGCGCGCTGGCAGGTCACCAAGGCGGAGTACGTCCCGCAGTGGATGGACCGCGGCGCGGGCCGGGTGGTCAACCTCTCCGACGGCCTCGCCCGCCACCCCGACCGCGAGGACTACGAGACCGCGAGCGAGGCCATCACCGAGGCCGTCCTCAGCCGCGGCGCGGCCAAGGACGGCCTGACGCTGGGCGAGTAA
- a CDS encoding YndJ family protein yields MTVLVNLIVTVGMLYVVPAGLRLIDPVGLRWTARLWPLPAALGAICLWLPRGIPATVLAALYAAAALALAARAPARLLRGRRGAPGEGGRAAARTTTRTAARALAPSEVAVFTALISPSIAAAALVAERAGYRLFGFDLDILALTVPHFHFAGFTAALVAGLVCRATTTAPGGTTLSRWAAYSVPGGTLLVLLGYFVDDWAELAGAVVLTAGMWAVALLTWRDIRPGARDRTTGGLLATSAAVLVATMLLALWWAAGEATGITHPTLTWMAATHGLGNALGFALCSVLAWRRLTVDRMEITP; encoded by the coding sequence ATGACGGTACTGGTGAACCTGATCGTCACCGTGGGCATGCTCTACGTCGTCCCCGCCGGCCTCCGCCTGATCGACCCGGTCGGCCTGCGGTGGACCGCCCGGCTCTGGCCCCTGCCGGCCGCCCTCGGGGCGATCTGCCTCTGGCTGCCGCGCGGGATTCCGGCCACCGTGCTCGCCGCACTGTACGCCGCGGCCGCCCTGGCCCTCGCGGCCCGGGCCCCGGCCCGGCTGCTGCGGGGCCGCCGCGGGGCTCCGGGCGAGGGGGGCCGTGCCGCTGCCCGCACCACTACCCGTACCGCCGCCCGCGCCCTCGCCCCTTCCGAGGTCGCCGTGTTCACCGCGCTGATCTCGCCCTCGATCGCCGCGGCCGCCCTGGTCGCCGAGCGCGCCGGGTACCGGCTCTTCGGCTTCGACCTCGACATCCTGGCGCTCACCGTGCCCCACTTCCACTTCGCGGGATTCACCGCCGCCCTGGTCGCCGGCCTGGTCTGCCGGGCCACCACGACCGCGCCGGGCGGTACGACGCTGTCGCGCTGGGCCGCGTACAGCGTCCCCGGCGGCACCCTGCTCGTGCTCCTCGGCTACTTCGTCGACGACTGGGCCGAGCTGGCGGGCGCGGTGGTGCTGACCGCCGGGATGTGGGCGGTGGCGCTGCTGACCTGGCGCGATATCCGGCCCGGCGCCCGCGACCGCACCACCGGGGGGCTGCTCGCCACCTCGGCCGCGGTCCTGGTGGCCACCATGCTGCTCGCCCTGTGGTGGGCGGCCGGCGAGGCCACCGGCATCACGCACCCCACCCTGACCTGGATGGCCGCCACCCACGGCCTCGGCAACGCGCTCGGCTTCGCCCTGTGCTCGGTGCTGGCCTGGCGCCGGCTGACCGTCGACCGAATGGAGATCACGCCATGA
- a CDS encoding SpoIIE family protein phosphatase: MCHGGSVPTAVSLPDDWPAHPDRSLSLNRMGSFDWDLTTGLMHMDEAALEVFDTTPAEYDGRPESLSPRVPPAESTRLDALVSSALKSGQDSYGAYFRIRCRDGQLRWTHTQGRVMRGVDGRPHRIIGIVRDATEELSHSAERLGLDEQRRRQTSVVESTTAALAHARTVRDVIDVIGDAHGLERLGSMGMVMGLVEAGRIHLVAEGPEGSFVPGTRYTRIDEQYPMSEVVRSLQPRFLDSAAEFAAGYPGLWAKISPMRISAAAYLPLIAQARPIGAIGLLYQDKDGFTQDERNLLVALGSSIAQSLQRAMLLEQEHDLAEGLQQAMLPRRIPSVPGAEIAVRYRSARMGQDIGGDWYDVIPLPGGRVGAVIGDVQGHDTHAAAVMGQLRIVLRAYAAEGHSPATVMARASLFLHELDTDRFATCTYVETDLATGVLQAVRAGHIDPLVRGVDGSCRRLLAEGGMPLGLSAEFGMLEYAVTTLELLPGETLLLCTDGLVEQPGADLDDGIGILTGLIRNGPEDLQRLADRLCGVVDDRGGDDDMALLLLRREAEQAAPGGGRLQQHVAPGDPEALVAARHMIGAAVRAWGARSRSDEIELVADELIVNALMHTDGPAIVTLRVLTGPRRVLRVEVEDRSSALPRRREAGDSGVSGRGLMLVDRLADVWGVEPRGSGKCVWCEFVMD; the protein is encoded by the coding sequence GTGTGTCATGGTGGATCGGTGCCGACCGCCGTATCGCTGCCGGACGACTGGCCCGCGCATCCGGACCGGTCGCTCTCGCTCAACCGCATGGGCAGTTTCGACTGGGACCTGACCACGGGGCTCATGCACATGGACGAGGCTGCCCTGGAGGTCTTCGACACGACCCCCGCCGAGTACGACGGACGACCCGAATCGCTGAGCCCGCGCGTCCCGCCCGCCGAGTCCACCCGGCTCGACGCGCTCGTCTCCAGCGCCCTCAAGAGCGGCCAGGACAGCTACGGCGCCTACTTCCGCATCCGCTGCCGCGACGGGCAGCTGCGCTGGACCCACACCCAGGGCCGCGTCATGCGCGGCGTCGACGGGCGCCCGCACCGGATCATCGGCATCGTCCGCGACGCCACCGAGGAGCTCAGCCACTCGGCGGAGCGGCTCGGCCTCGACGAGCAGCGGCGTCGCCAGACCTCGGTGGTCGAGAGCACCACCGCCGCCCTCGCGCACGCCCGGACCGTACGGGACGTCATCGACGTCATCGGCGACGCCCACGGACTGGAGCGGCTCGGCTCCATGGGCATGGTGATGGGCCTGGTCGAGGCGGGGCGGATCCACCTCGTGGCCGAGGGCCCGGAGGGCAGCTTCGTCCCCGGCACCCGGTACACCCGGATCGACGAGCAGTACCCGATGAGCGAGGTCGTGCGCTCGCTCCAGCCGCGCTTCCTCGACTCCGCGGCCGAGTTCGCCGCCGGGTACCCAGGGCTCTGGGCGAAGATCTCGCCGATGCGCATCTCCGCGGCCGCGTACCTGCCGCTGATCGCACAGGCCCGCCCGATCGGCGCGATCGGGCTGCTGTACCAGGACAAGGACGGCTTCACCCAGGACGAGCGGAACCTGCTGGTCGCGCTGGGCAGCAGCATCGCGCAGAGCCTGCAGCGCGCGATGCTGCTGGAGCAGGAGCACGACCTGGCGGAAGGCCTCCAGCAGGCGATGCTGCCGCGCCGCATCCCCTCCGTCCCCGGAGCGGAGATCGCGGTCCGCTACCGCTCCGCGCGGATGGGCCAGGACATCGGCGGCGACTGGTACGACGTCATCCCGCTGCCGGGCGGCCGGGTCGGGGCCGTCATCGGCGACGTCCAGGGCCACGACACGCACGCGGCGGCCGTGATGGGCCAGCTCCGGATCGTGCTGCGCGCCTACGCGGCCGAGGGGCACTCGCCGGCCACCGTGATGGCGCGGGCCTCGCTGTTCCTGCACGAGCTGGACACCGACCGCTTCGCCACCTGCACGTACGTGGAGACCGACCTGGCGACGGGCGTCCTGCAGGCGGTGCGGGCCGGGCACATCGACCCGCTGGTGCGGGGGGTCGACGGGAGCTGCCGGAGGCTGCTGGCGGAAGGCGGGATGCCGCTGGGGCTCTCGGCGGAGTTCGGCATGCTGGAGTACGCGGTCACGACGCTGGAACTGTTGCCGGGGGAAACGCTTCTCCTCTGTACCGACGGGCTGGTCGAACAGCCCGGCGCCGACCTCGACGACGGGATCGGGATCCTGACGGGGCTGATCCGCAACGGCCCGGAGGACCTCCAGCGGCTGGCGGACCGGCTGTGCGGGGTGGTCGACGACCGGGGCGGGGACGACGACATGGCACTGCTGTTGCTGCGCCGGGAGGCGGAACAGGCCGCGCCGGGCGGCGGGCGCCTGCAGCAGCACGTGGCCCCGGGCGACCCGGAGGCCCTGGTCGCGGCGCGGCACATGATCGGCGCGGCGGTGCGGGCGTGGGGGGCGCGGAGCCGGTCCGACGAGATCGAGCTGGTGGCGGACGAGCTGATCGTGAACGCCCTGATGCACACGGACGGCCCCGCCATCGTGACCCTCCGCGTCCTGACGGGCCCCCGCCGGGTGCTCCGCGTGGAGGTGGAGGACCGCTCCAGCGCCCTCCCGCGCCGCCGCGAGGCGGGCGACTCGGGCGTCTCGGGCCGCGGCCTGATGCTGGTGGACCGGCTGGCGGACGTCTGGGGCGTGGAGCCGCGCGGCAGCGGCAAATGCGTCTGGTGCGAATTCGTCATGGACTAG
- a CDS encoding DUF6777 domain-containing protein, whose amino-acid sequence MHAPTPPTPRQAPRRHAPAHTALFTLVGLLAAACAGPEDSGGTKGAGAESQEVHLQPVASAGPDPFTASSATRESAPVQPPLPNPTGQGIRTVNAATPGLYGGTQRLGSCDVEQQLRFFSEDSAKARAFAEAADVEEEKIPDFLRGLTPVVLRADTRVTNHGFRDGRPAGFQSVLQAGTAVLVDGHGMPRVRCACGNPLLAPRAAKGSPVYKGDAWNGYQPNQVVVIEPTIQTIENLVIVNIANNTWIERKSGDDGARDRIPQAPPAYDPADGIPEGAATSPSDPSGRTRPCAPPAGNGLERTAPPSGPASGSGVPGPEPTDCPPSPSSPTSPTGRPPGTRDLPDTPNDPNAPNNPNNPNNPNTPSTPSTPNLPDGPGAAPADPSVPTQPVPDWTPPNDVPPDLAPPQDPGDPGLQQAPDGSMTVPPDPYDPAYPFDPFTVPEQDPAATDPGVYLESA is encoded by the coding sequence GTGCACGCACCGACACCTCCGACACCTCGTCAGGCGCCGCGTCGTCACGCACCGGCCCACACCGCCCTCTTCACCCTCGTCGGCCTGCTCGCGGCGGCCTGCGCGGGCCCGGAGGACTCCGGCGGAACCAAGGGGGCAGGCGCCGAGAGCCAGGAGGTCCACCTCCAGCCGGTCGCCTCGGCCGGCCCCGACCCCTTCACCGCCTCCTCCGCCACCCGCGAGTCCGCCCCCGTTCAGCCCCCGCTGCCCAACCCGACCGGCCAGGGCATCCGCACCGTCAACGCCGCCACCCCCGGCCTGTACGGCGGCACCCAACGGCTCGGCAGCTGCGACGTGGAACAGCAGCTGCGCTTCTTCTCCGAGGACAGCGCCAAGGCCCGCGCCTTCGCCGAGGCAGCCGACGTCGAGGAGGAGAAGATCCCCGACTTCCTGCGCGGCCTCACCCCGGTCGTGCTGCGCGCCGACACCCGCGTCACCAACCACGGCTTCCGCGACGGCCGCCCGGCCGGCTTCCAGTCCGTGCTCCAGGCGGGCACCGCCGTCCTCGTCGACGGCCACGGCATGCCCCGGGTCCGCTGCGCCTGCGGGAACCCGCTGCTCGCGCCGCGCGCCGCGAAGGGCTCCCCGGTCTACAAGGGCGACGCCTGGAACGGCTACCAGCCCAACCAGGTCGTGGTCATCGAGCCGACCATCCAGACCATCGAGAACCTGGTCATCGTCAACATCGCCAACAACACCTGGATCGAGCGCAAGAGCGGCGACGACGGCGCCCGGGACCGGATCCCGCAGGCGCCGCCCGCGTACGACCCGGCCGACGGGATCCCGGAAGGGGCCGCAACCTCGCCGTCCGACCCCTCGGGGCGGACCCGGCCGTGCGCCCCGCCGGCCGGCAACGGCCTGGAGCGGACCGCCCCGCCGTCCGGTCCCGCGAGCGGCTCCGGCGTACCGGGCCCCGAGCCCACGGACTGCCCGCCGAGCCCGTCCTCGCCGACGAGCCCGACGGGCCGGCCGCCGGGGACGCGGGACCTGCCGGACACGCCGAACGACCCGAATGCCCCGAACAACCCGAACAACCCGAACAACCCGAACACCCCGAGCACGCCGAGCACGCCGAACCTGCCGGACGGGCCGGGCGCCGCGCCCGCGGATCCGTCCGTACCGACGCAGCCGGTGCCCGACTGGACCCCGCCGAACGACGTCCCGCCCGACCTGGCGCCCCCGCAGGACCCCGGCGATCCGGGGCTCCAGCAGGCGCCCGACGGCTCCATGACGGTGCCGCCCGACCCGTACGACCCGGCGTACCCCTTCGACCCCTTCACCGTCCCGGAGCAGGACCCCGCCGCCACCGATCCGGGGGTATACCTGGAGAGCGCCTGA
- a CDS encoding Fpg/Nei family DNA glycosylase encodes MPELPEVEALREFLDEQLDGRVVERVHPLAVSVLKTYEPPLTALEGQTAGPTARHGKFLALHIGELYLVTHLARAGWLRWQDAFPAQPPRPGKGPLALRLALEGGGGFDLTEAGTQKRLAVYVVRDPQEVPGIARLGPDPLAAGFDRDAFAALLAGERRQIKGVLRDQSVIAGIGNAYSDEILHRAKVSPFKLAASFDEDQVTHLYGAVQDTLREAVARSHGLAAGRLKAEKKTGMRVHGRDGEPCPVCGDTVRSVSFADSSLQYCPTCQTGGKPLADRRLSRLLK; translated from the coding sequence GTGCCTGAGTTGCCGGAGGTCGAGGCGTTGAGGGAGTTCCTCGACGAGCAGTTGGACGGGCGGGTGGTCGAGCGGGTTCATCCGCTCGCCGTCAGCGTGCTGAAAACGTACGAGCCCCCACTCACCGCCCTCGAAGGGCAGACCGCCGGGCCCACGGCCCGCCACGGCAAGTTCCTCGCCCTCCACATCGGTGAGCTGTACCTCGTCACCCACCTCGCCCGCGCCGGCTGGCTCCGCTGGCAGGACGCCTTCCCCGCGCAGCCCCCGCGCCCCGGCAAGGGCCCGCTCGCGCTGCGCCTCGCACTGGAGGGCGGCGGCGGTTTCGACCTCACCGAGGCGGGGACGCAAAAGCGCCTCGCCGTGTACGTCGTCCGTGACCCGCAAGAGGTCCCCGGCATCGCTCGCCTCGGTCCCGACCCCCTCGCCGCCGGCTTCGACCGGGACGCCTTCGCCGCCCTCCTCGCCGGCGAGCGGCGCCAGATCAAGGGCGTGCTGCGCGACCAGAGCGTCATCGCCGGGATCGGCAACGCGTACAGCGACGAGATCCTGCACCGCGCCAAGGTCTCGCCGTTCAAGCTCGCCGCCTCCTTCGACGAGGACCAGGTGACCCACCTGTACGGCGCCGTCCAGGACACCCTCCGCGAGGCCGTCGCCCGCTCGCACGGGTTGGCCGCCGGACGGCTCAAGGCGGAGAAGAAAACCGGCATGCGCGTGCACGGCCGGGACGGCGAGCCCTGCCCGGTGTGTGGGGACACCGTCCGGTCGGTGTCGTTCGCGGACTCCTCCCTCCAGTACTGCCCCACCTGCCAGACCGGCGGGAAGCCGCTCGCCGACCGGAGGCTCTCGCGGCTCCTCAAGTGA
- a CDS encoding class I SAM-dependent methyltransferase, with translation MSAHASHLDTTARAYDAIAVLYAGLYRDGLGQLPLDRAVISAFADLARAAHAGPVAELGCGPGHVTAHLRDLGLEAFGVDLSPVMIGLAREAFPGLRFEVGSMDALDLPDGELGGIVSWYSVIHTPPTELPSYFAEFFRVLTPGAPLLLAFFESEGGPVSEFDHKVTAAYRWPIDELAGLARQAGFTELGRMLREPVEGERFRRGHLLMRRP, from the coding sequence GTGAGCGCCCACGCGTCCCACCTCGACACGACGGCACGCGCCTACGACGCCATCGCCGTCCTCTACGCCGGCCTCTACCGCGACGGGCTCGGCCAACTGCCCCTGGACCGAGCGGTGATCTCCGCCTTCGCCGACCTCGCGCGGGCCGCCCACGCCGGGCCCGTCGCCGAGCTGGGGTGCGGTCCCGGACACGTGACGGCGCACCTGCGGGACCTGGGACTGGAGGCCTTCGGCGTCGACCTGTCGCCCGTGATGATCGGCCTGGCCCGCGAGGCCTTCCCCGGCCTGCGCTTCGAGGTCGGTTCGATGGACGCCCTGGACCTGCCCGACGGCGAACTCGGCGGCATCGTGTCCTGGTACTCCGTCATCCACACCCCGCCGACCGAACTACCCTCCTACTTCGCCGAGTTCTTCCGTGTCCTGACCCCGGGCGCTCCCCTCCTGCTCGCCTTCTTCGAGTCGGAGGGCGGGCCGGTCTCGGAGTTCGACCACAAGGTGACCGCGGCCTACCGGTGGCCGATCGACGAACTGGCGGGCCTGGCGCGGCAGGCCGGGTTCACCGAACTCGGCCGGATGCTGCGCGAGCCCGTCGAGGGCGAGCGGTTCCGCCGGGGGCACCTGCTGATGCGGCGGCCGTGA